A region of Fibrobacter succinogenes subsp. succinogenes S85 DNA encodes the following proteins:
- a CDS encoding DEAD/DEAH box helicase, with protein sequence MSDEIKEETKERVNPFLTPVKIIEPKNKLPDYTFDMLPEEQKAILREHGWTELMPVQRKSIPYMLAARDMLVQSKTGSGKTGAYALPLLQVIVRDHPYPQALILVPTRELCIQVQEEFEKLSKGTGIKSVAIFGGVSYEPQIKALRSGVHVIVATPGRLMDHIQRGNVDLLSIRDLVLDEADEMLSMGFYPDMQKIRKYLPKAISCTMYSATIPQTVKSLAREFQRPGADFLSLSYDKVIANNLEHRYYTCDVMEKDSMTIKVLEYYNPESCMIFCNYKRDVSYLEQVLSGYGFEVGALSGDVAQSLREKTLNAFRDKKLKILICTDVAARGIDVDHVTHVIVYDHPADHEVYVHRSGRTARAGRSGLCISLITPVEEIDLRQTAVDFGINFIKMDPLTNEEIAKKVSERTKVRLEEVRKHFGGQKATERISRMLPLVKELANGTTDDQMLLAYLLDKFAWRK encoded by the coding sequence ATGAGTGACGAAATTAAAGAAGAAACGAAAGAAAGAGTAAATCCGTTTTTAACGCCTGTCAAAATTATCGAGCCCAAGAACAAGCTCCCCGATTATACGTTTGATATGCTTCCCGAAGAACAGAAGGCTATTCTCCGGGAACACGGCTGGACCGAACTGATGCCTGTCCAGCGCAAATCCATCCCTTACATGCTTGCCGCCCGCGATATGCTCGTGCAATCGAAGACGGGTTCGGGCAAGACGGGCGCATACGCCCTCCCGCTTTTGCAGGTCATTGTCCGTGACCATCCGTATCCGCAGGCACTTATCCTCGTGCCGACGCGAGAACTCTGCATCCAGGTGCAAGAAGAATTTGAAAAGCTCTCAAAGGGTACGGGCATCAAGTCTGTCGCCATCTTTGGTGGCGTAAGCTACGAACCGCAAATCAAGGCGCTCCGTTCCGGCGTACATGTCATTGTCGCTACTCCGGGCCGCCTTATGGACCATATCCAGCGCGGTAACGTAGACTTGCTTTCCATTCGCGACCTCGTCCTTGACGAAGCCGACGAAATGCTCTCAATGGGTTTCTACCCCGACATGCAGAAGATCCGCAAGTACTTGCCGAAGGCCATCTCCTGCACAATGTACAGCGCCACGATTCCGCAGACAGTTAAGAGCCTTGCCCGCGAATTCCAGCGCCCGGGTGCCGATTTCCTTTCGCTCAGCTACGACAAGGTCATCGCAAACAACCTCGAACACCGCTACTACACTTGCGACGTGATGGAAAAGGATTCCATGACCATCAAGGTTCTGGAATACTACAATCCTGAAAGTTGCATGATTTTCTGCAACTACAAGCGCGACGTGAGCTACCTCGAACAGGTGCTTTCCGGTTACGGTTTTGAAGTTGGCGCATTGAGTGGCGATGTGGCTCAGAGCCTCCGCGAAAAGACGCTCAACGCCTTCCGCGACAAGAAGCTCAAGATTCTCATCTGCACAGACGTTGCCGCCCGCGGTATCGACGTGGACCACGTGACGCACGTGATTGTCTATGACCACCCCGCCGACCACGAAGTCTATGTACACCGCAGCGGACGTACCGCTCGTGCAGGCCGCAGCGGTCTCTGCATATCGCTCATCACACCAGTCGAAGAAATCGATCTCCGCCAGACGGCAGTGGACTTCGGCATCAACTTCATCAAGATGGATCCGCTAACAAACGAAGAAATTGCGAAGAAGGTGAGTGAACGTACCAAGGTCCGCCTCGAAGAAGTCCGCAAGCACTTCGGCGGTCAAAAAGCAACTGAACGCATCAGCCGCATGCTCCCGCTCGTAAAAGAACTTGCGAACGGCACCACCGACGACCAGATGCTACTTGCCTACCTGTTAGATAAATTTGCATGGAGGAAGTGA
- the map gene encoding type I methionyl aminopeptidase, translated as MAKIKVKSAKEIELIRDAGALAAETLIRAGEMCKPGVSTLEIDEFIGDYTRQHKGISACMGYHGYPRYACISINEVVCHGIPNANTILKDGDIVNIDITTILSGYHGDTSAMFCVGKVSDIARELVDTAKFCMEEGIRAAGERGAHWNDIGCAIQDIADEHGFSVVEDYCGHGIGRGFHEEPTVYHFRNYERCPFIEVGNVFTVEPMLNVGRPGTKTLSDGWTAVTRDGSLSAQWEHTVVKTKDGIDILTLPR; from the coding sequence ATGGCAAAAATCAAAGTAAAATCCGCAAAAGAAATCGAACTGATCCGCGATGCCGGCGCTCTCGCAGCCGAAACGCTGATCCGCGCGGGAGAAATGTGCAAGCCCGGCGTCTCCACGCTCGAAATCGATGAATTCATCGGCGACTACACTCGCCAGCACAAGGGCATCTCCGCCTGCATGGGCTATCACGGTTATCCGCGCTACGCCTGCATCAGCATCAACGAAGTTGTCTGCCACGGCATTCCGAACGCAAACACCATCCTCAAGGATGGCGACATCGTGAACATCGATATCACCACAATCCTCTCCGGCTACCACGGCGATACCTCCGCCATGTTCTGCGTTGGTAAGGTCTCTGACATCGCACGCGAGCTCGTCGATACCGCCAAGTTCTGCATGGAAGAAGGCATCCGCGCTGCAGGTGAAAGAGGCGCCCATTGGAACGACATCGGCTGCGCCATTCAGGACATCGCCGACGAACACGGCTTTAGCGTTGTCGAAGACTACTGCGGTCACGGCATCGGCCGTGGATTCCACGAAGAACCGACCGTCTACCACTTCCGTAACTACGAACGTTGCCCGTTCATCGAAGTCGGTAACGTGTTCACCGTTGAACCGATGCTCAACGTCGGTCGCCCGGGAACAAAGACGCTCTCTGACGGCTGGACGGCAGTCACCCGCGACGGTTCTCTCAGCGCCCAGTGGGAACACACCGTCGTGAAGACCAAGGATGGCATCGACATCCTGACGCTTCCTAGATAG